From the genome of Fulvia fulva chromosome 12, complete sequence:
CAGATCGTGGCATCATGCTCTCGATGCGTTGCTCTGTCCAGAGAGCGTATGCAAGATAGGGCGTGAACCGAGTCCGCGGCAGTCTGCCATATCCTGTCATGATCATGGAGTCGACAACAGTAGGATGGCGCGATGCTAGGGAGATAGCAATACTTGCACCAAGACTCCAACCGACGACATGCGCTCTTGATCCATGCGCTTTGGTCGCGATCAGCGTGGCGATCAGGTCAGCAGCATAGTCTCCTGAGAATGGCTTGAGATGTTGCGCTTCGCCATGCGATGGCAAGTCGGGTATCAAAAGGTGGTACGTCGTTAAATGCGGTATCACAAGGTCCCAGTCATCGCGAGAGCCGAACGTGCCGTGTATGAGAAGCACCGTTTGGTCGTTCGACTCGTTGACAGAGTCGCATGGTAAGCCGTGGTCTTCGGCCGTCAATCTGGTGTTCTCCATGTCCGGTGTCGGTATTGAATCGATGGCGTGGTGGACATTGGGAATGTTGAAGGAATGAGGTGCGCCTGAAGGATTCAGTGCAATCCGGTACGACCGCACCAATGAAGGCTCTAGGTCGATCAGCTCTGCGGCCAGCAGAACAACAGGAGCCTTTCCGAAACAACAGCTTCACTGAGCTCTGCCAGGTCTTCCGGATATCTCCAGCGCCTCGAACGCTCGGAAACGCTTCAGATATCTCTGGCTTTTGCGATACATGCGAAGCGTCCAGGCAACTTTCCATCGAAACGGCCTGGTACTTGTAGGCTTCATCATGTCTCCTGGTGGTCTCCAAGCTGGGTCGAAAGTCAGCAGACGGCGCTTTCCAGACAGTGTGCGTTCGAATCCGACGACAGTCATGGAGTGCTTTGGCCGCTGCAAAAAGACTGGCATACAGCCGGTCATCCTCACCTTGCCATCGTTTGACTGCTTAGCAGCAGAAGAAAAGTATGTCTCGATGGAATCGAAAAGCTCCTTCCAGGCTTCTTTGCCATCAAACGCTCTGCCCACACAAGGAATGCTCAAGCTCAGCATCAGACCTTCAGCTTCAGAGGTGCCAACGTGCTTCCTTGTATTGCGGATGCCACCAGTCGCAACTCTACCATGCTCATTGAAGCCAGCATCCCAGGCTTGCTCGATCATATCCTGAAGGTCGAGGACTGTTGGTCGAGACTGGCCCAACCTCACGCCTTCGTGATCAGCGGCATACAATGCAGACCACAACATCTGAATGTTGCGATAGCCACAAAAGTGCGCACCTTCATCAGGCAGCTTCCAAATCTGATCAGCGCTTTCGGTGCACAGGTAAGCTACTTCGACGTTCTGATCGCGCTCGATGAGATTGGCAAGTTTTGG
Proteins encoded in this window:
- a CDS encoding Zinc finger-containing ubiquitin peptidase 1, with product MADPAVQRLGKRELGRYAYEARMPDSLITELTHEGDPNRISGVVPKLANLIERDQNVEVAYLCTESADQIWKLPDEGAHFCGYRNIQMLWSALYAADHEGVRLGQSRPTVLDLQDMIEQAWDAGFNEHGRVATGGIRNTRKHVGTSEAEGLMLSLSIPCVGRAFDGKEAWKELFDSIETYFSSAAKQSNDGKVRMTGCMPVFLQRPKHSMTVVGFERTLSGKRRLLTFDPAWRPPGDMMKPTSTRPFRWKVAWTLRMYRKSQRYLKRFRAFEALEISGRPGRAQ